The Streptomyces sp. NBC_00670 genome window below encodes:
- a CDS encoding acyl-CoA desaturase, which produces MTTSSDVIGDAPQPSPDSPLPSATLGGEQKRSIEQITLLLFITVPFLALVAAVPLAWGWGVSWLDIGLLVFFYYLGCHGITIGFHRHFTHGSFKAKRPLKIALAIAGSMAVEGPLVRWVADHRRHHKFSDAEGDPHSPWRYGETVPALMKGLVWAHIAWMFDEEQTPQDKYAPDLIKDPALRAVSRQFVLWTVLSLALPALIGGLVTMSWWGAATAFFWGSLVRVALLHHVTWSINSICHAVGKRPFKSRDRSGNVWWLAVLSCGESWHNLHHADPTSARHGVMRGQLDSSARIIRWFEQLGWAYDVRWPSRSRIDSKRNSGEGRARRKEETAQAA; this is translated from the coding sequence ATGACCACAAGTTCCGACGTGATCGGCGACGCACCGCAGCCGTCGCCCGACTCCCCCCTCCCGTCCGCCACTCTCGGTGGCGAGCAGAAGCGTTCGATCGAGCAGATCACGCTGCTCCTCTTCATCACCGTTCCGTTCCTGGCCCTGGTGGCGGCCGTGCCGCTGGCCTGGGGCTGGGGCGTGAGCTGGCTCGACATCGGGCTGCTGGTCTTCTTCTACTACCTCGGATGCCACGGCATCACCATCGGTTTCCACCGCCACTTCACGCACGGCTCGTTCAAGGCGAAACGTCCGCTGAAGATCGCGCTGGCGATCGCCGGCTCGATGGCGGTGGAAGGACCGCTGGTGCGGTGGGTGGCCGACCACCGCAGGCACCACAAGTTCTCCGACGCCGAGGGAGACCCCCACTCGCCCTGGCGGTACGGCGAGACGGTCCCGGCGCTGATGAAGGGCCTGGTCTGGGCGCACATCGCCTGGATGTTCGACGAGGAGCAGACCCCGCAGGACAAGTACGCACCGGATCTGATCAAGGACCCGGCGCTGCGGGCGGTCTCCCGCCAGTTCGTGCTGTGGACGGTGCTGTCGCTGGCGCTGCCGGCGCTGATCGGCGGTCTGGTGACGATGTCCTGGTGGGGTGCGGCCACGGCGTTCTTCTGGGGTTCACTCGTCCGGGTGGCGTTGCTGCACCACGTGACCTGGTCGATCAACTCGATCTGTCACGCGGTGGGCAAGCGGCCCTTCAAGTCCCGTGACCGCTCCGGGAACGTGTGGTGGCTGGCGGTGCTGTCCTGCGGCGAGTCCTGGCACAACCTGCACCACGCCGACCCGACCTCCGCGCGCCACGGTGTGATGCGCGGGCAGCTGGACTCCTCGGCGCGGATCATCCGCTGGTTCGAACAGCTCGGCTGGGCGTACGACGTGCGGTGGCCGTCACGCTCGCGTATCGATTCCAAGCGGAACTCCGGGGAAGGCCGCGCCCGGCGCAAGGAGGAGACCGCGCAGGCGGCATGA
- a CDS encoding TetR/AcrR family transcriptional regulator, whose protein sequence is MMVAVATDTSSTSSNEKPRRPRRTRMTGAERRQQLLEIGRTLFAAKGFEGTSVEEIAAKAGVSKPVVYEHFGGKEGLYAVVVDREMRRLLDMVTGSLTAGHPRELLEQAAFALLDYIEEFTDGFRILVRDSPIPQSTGSFASLISDIATKVEDILGREFKSRGFDPKLAPLYAQALVGMVALTGQWWLDVRRPKKSEVAAHLVNLAWHGLDGLEPKPRLIGHRKN, encoded by the coding sequence ATGATGGTCGCCGTGGCGACCGACACGAGCAGCACCTCCAGCAATGAGAAGCCGCGGCGGCCGCGCCGCACCCGGATGACCGGTGCGGAGCGCCGCCAGCAGCTGCTCGAGATCGGCCGCACGCTGTTCGCCGCGAAGGGGTTCGAGGGCACGTCGGTGGAGGAGATCGCGGCGAAGGCCGGGGTGTCCAAGCCGGTGGTGTACGAGCACTTCGGCGGCAAGGAGGGCCTGTACGCGGTGGTCGTCGACCGCGAGATGCGGCGGTTGCTCGACATGGTCACCGGCTCGCTGACCGCCGGCCATCCGCGCGAACTCCTCGAACAGGCAGCGTTCGCGCTCCTCGACTACATCGAGGAGTTCACGGACGGCTTCCGGATCCTGGTCCGCGACTCCCCCATCCCCCAGTCGACGGGTTCGTTCGCCTCGCTGATCTCGGACATCGCCACGAAGGTGGAGGACATCCTGGGCCGCGAGTTCAAGAGCCGCGGCTTCGACCCGAAGCTGGCCCCGCTGTACGCGCAGGCCCTGGTCGGCATGGTGGCGCTGACCGGCCAGTGGTGGCTGGACGTCCGCCGCCCCAAGAAGTCCGAGGTCGCCGCCCATCTGGTCAACCTGGCGTGGCACGGCCTGGACGGTCTGGAACCGAAACCGCGGCTGATAGGCCACCGGAAGAACTGA
- a CDS encoding MFS transporter, which produces MTGHAPGIPAAGPLPGRRSPRALGGVLAAMAVSLTGTRISAVALPWFVLVTTGSATRTGLVAFCEMAPYVLVKALTGPLVDRAGPRTVSWTTDLASATAAVAVPVCHALHLLSFPLLLVLVAVIGAVRGPGDLAKEVMVPEAAERGGVPLVRATGLSGVTERLASTLGPAAGGGLVALLGPLAGLVVNAGCFALGSVIIAVILPRGTGRAAAGAPPPGTAEPGYWQRFGEGLAFLRREPLLLTVVVTVGITNLLDAAFATVLLPVWAKSSGNGPAALGLLGSAMGAAAVGGSLIAAMAAHRLRRRMVFFTGFLLGGVPRFLVLACDVPLGVAVAVFAVGGFGMGFVNPVLGAVLFERVPRHLLGRVRALGDSLAWAGIPLGGLLAGAAVAAAGLVPVLLVSGTVYLLTTGLAGLRPEWREMDRPGGEAAVSSSGGLSAAVSVPDRPGRATPG; this is translated from the coding sequence ATGACGGGGCACGCCCCCGGCATCCCGGCCGCCGGTCCCCTGCCCGGCAGGCGCTCCCCGCGCGCGCTCGGCGGCGTGCTCGCCGCCATGGCCGTGTCGCTGACCGGCACCCGGATTTCCGCCGTGGCCCTGCCCTGGTTCGTCCTCGTCACCACCGGCAGCGCCACCCGGACCGGGCTCGTGGCGTTCTGCGAGATGGCCCCCTACGTCCTGGTCAAGGCGCTCACCGGGCCGCTGGTCGACCGGGCCGGACCGCGGACCGTGTCCTGGACCACCGACCTGGCCAGCGCGACCGCCGCCGTCGCCGTGCCCGTCTGCCACGCCCTGCACCTGCTGTCCTTCCCGCTGCTGCTGGTGCTCGTCGCGGTGATCGGCGCCGTGCGCGGCCCCGGCGACCTGGCGAAGGAGGTCATGGTCCCGGAGGCGGCCGAGCGCGGCGGGGTGCCGCTGGTGCGGGCGACCGGGCTGTCGGGTGTGACCGAGCGGCTGGCCTCCACCCTCGGTCCGGCGGCCGGCGGCGGGCTCGTCGCCCTGCTCGGCCCGCTGGCGGGGCTCGTCGTCAACGCCGGCTGCTTCGCGCTCGGCTCGGTGATCATCGCCGTCATACTGCCCCGAGGCACGGGGCGCGCGGCGGCCGGGGCCCCGCCGCCGGGGACGGCGGAACCGGGCTACTGGCAGCGGTTCGGCGAGGGGTTGGCCTTTCTGCGCCGCGAGCCGCTGCTGCTCACCGTCGTCGTCACGGTGGGGATCACCAACCTGCTGGACGCGGCGTTCGCCACGGTGCTGCTGCCGGTGTGGGCCAAGTCGTCCGGGAACGGGCCCGCCGCGCTCGGCCTGCTCGGCAGCGCGATGGGGGCCGCCGCCGTCGGCGGCAGCCTGATCGCCGCGATGGCCGCGCACCGGCTGCGGCGCCGGATGGTGTTCTTCACGGGGTTCCTGCTGGGCGGGGTGCCGAGGTTCCTGGTGCTCGCCTGCGACGTCCCGCTGGGAGTGGCGGTGGCCGTCTTCGCCGTCGGCGGCTTCGGGATGGGGTTCGTCAACCCGGTGCTCGGCGCCGTCCTCTTCGAGCGGGTGCCGCGGCACCTGCTGGGCCGGGTCCGCGCCCTCGGCGACTCGCTGGCCTGGGCCGGGATCCCGCTCGGCGGGCTGCTCGCCGGGGCGGCGGTGGCCGCCGCCGGGCTCGTCCCGGTGCTGCTCGTCTCGGGCACCGTGTACCTGCTCACCACGGGCCTGGCCGGACTGCGCCCGGAATGGCGGGAGATGGACCGGCCCGGCGGCGAGGCGGCCGTCAGTTCTTCCGGTGGCCTATCAGCCGCGGTTTCGGTTCCAGACCGTCCAGGCCGTGCCACGCCAGGTTGA
- a CDS encoding ArsR/SmtB family transcription factor: MADISEEPGAGPDAVVLDARGLRALAHPLRVQLVGVLRRYGPSTATRLAERLGVNSGTASYHLRRLGAAGFVEEDAERGNARERWWRAVHRTTELNDAGLADREPEATLTYLQSVASAHTLRTQQTLDELRTMPRPWRDTFDMSDWVLRLTPEEALALRGEFRAVVARYRTDGPEAAARAPEGAERVTVVTQLLPELDAPAPADGPDGPGGPEETTGTRPS; this comes from the coding sequence ATGGCCGACATCAGTGAGGAGCCGGGCGCCGGTCCGGACGCCGTTGTTCTCGATGCCCGGGGGCTGCGTGCCCTGGCGCATCCGTTGCGTGTGCAGTTGGTCGGGGTGCTGCGCCGGTACGGGCCCTCCACGGCCACCCGGCTCGCGGAGCGCCTCGGCGTCAACTCCGGGACGGCCAGTTATCACCTGCGGCGGCTCGGCGCGGCCGGGTTCGTCGAGGAGGACGCGGAGCGCGGCAACGCACGGGAGCGCTGGTGGCGTGCCGTGCACCGGACGACGGAGCTCAACGACGCCGGCCTGGCCGACCGCGAGCCCGAGGCGACCCTGACGTATCTGCAGTCCGTGGCCTCCGCCCACACCCTGCGCACCCAGCAGACGCTCGACGAACTCCGGACGATGCCCCGGCCCTGGCGGGACACCTTCGACATGAGCGACTGGGTGCTGCGGCTCACGCCCGAGGAGGCCCTCGCCCTGCGCGGGGAGTTCAGGGCCGTCGTCGCCCGCTACCGCACGGACGGGCCCGAGGCGGCGGCGCGCGCCCCCGAGGGCGCCGAGCGGGTCACCGTCGTCACGCAGCTGCTGCCCGAACTCGACGCGCCCGCCCCGGCGGACGGCCCGGACGGCCCCGGCGGGCCGGAGGAGACCACCGGGACGCGACCGTCATGA
- a CDS encoding carbohydrate-binding protein, whose protein sequence is MPQHMRTALACASLLAGALVALSGNPAQAATSRYEAEGGSASCTGTLDSDWTGYSGSGFCNGTNTSGAALQFTVNASAAGTATLGVRYANGTTTARPADISVNGTAAGSASFGGTGAWDTWATKTLTVPVKAGSNTVRLSPTTSGGLPNVDYLDVDIQADDGDDGGTTTPPASGALYVAPGGSDGAAGTESDPTTLTSAIGRVSSGGTIYLRGGTYDYAQTVTIPQGNDGTSSARTTLSAYPGETPVLDFSAQSESSANRGLAVNGSYWHVYGLVVEHAGDNGIFVGGSDNVIERTVTRYNHDTGLQLSRISSSTPEDEWPSDNLVISAESHDNADSDGEDADGFAAKLTVGTGNVFRYDVSHNNIDDGWDLYTKDETGPIGPVTIEDSLSYDNGTLSDGTQNTSGDRNGFKLGGDDIAVNHVVRRNIAYGNGHHGFTYNSNPGSMTVSDNVSIDNAERNFSFDKGSSVFRDNTSCRFDVDGSNDKTVGDADGSNQFWTGSNGSRCASYDGKLGWSFGSDGSLDVTFG, encoded by the coding sequence ATGCCCCAGCACATGAGAACCGCGCTCGCGTGTGCGAGCCTGCTGGCCGGTGCGCTCGTCGCACTGTCCGGCAACCCCGCACAGGCCGCCACCAGCCGTTACGAGGCCGAGGGCGGCTCGGCGTCCTGCACCGGCACCCTCGACTCCGACTGGACCGGATACTCCGGCAGCGGATTCTGCAACGGCACGAACACCTCCGGCGCCGCCCTCCAGTTCACCGTCAACGCCTCCGCCGCGGGCACCGCGACCCTCGGCGTCCGGTACGCCAACGGGACGACCACCGCGCGGCCCGCGGACATCAGCGTGAACGGGACGGCCGCCGGTTCCGCCTCCTTCGGCGGCACGGGCGCCTGGGACACCTGGGCCACGAAGACGCTCACCGTCCCCGTGAAGGCCGGCAGCAACACCGTCCGGCTCAGCCCCACCACCTCCGGCGGACTGCCCAACGTCGACTACCTCGACGTCGACATCCAAGCCGACGACGGTGACGACGGCGGTACGACCACCCCGCCCGCCTCCGGCGCGCTCTACGTCGCCCCCGGCGGCAGCGACGGCGCCGCCGGCACCGAGTCGGACCCGACCACCCTCACCTCCGCAATCGGCCGCGTCTCCTCCGGTGGGACCATCTACCTGCGCGGCGGCACGTACGACTACGCGCAGACCGTCACCATCCCGCAGGGCAACGACGGCACGTCGAGCGCCCGCACCACCCTGTCCGCCTACCCGGGCGAGACCCCCGTCCTCGACTTCTCGGCGCAGAGCGAAAGTTCCGCCAACCGGGGTCTTGCCGTCAACGGCTCGTACTGGCACGTCTACGGCCTCGTCGTCGAACACGCCGGCGACAACGGCATCTTCGTCGGCGGCAGCGACAACGTCATCGAGCGGACGGTGACCCGCTACAACCACGACACCGGGCTCCAGCTCTCGCGCATCTCCTCCAGCACGCCCGAGGACGAGTGGCCCTCGGACAACCTCGTCATCAGCGCCGAGTCGCACGACAACGCGGACTCCGACGGCGAGGACGCGGACGGGTTCGCCGCGAAGCTGACGGTCGGGACGGGCAACGTCTTCCGGTACGACGTCTCCCACAACAACATCGACGACGGGTGGGACCTCTACACCAAGGACGAGACGGGGCCGATCGGTCCCGTCACGATCGAGGACTCCCTGTCGTACGACAACGGCACGCTCAGCGACGGGACGCAGAACACGAGCGGTGACCGCAACGGGTTCAAGCTCGGCGGCGACGACATCGCCGTCAACCACGTCGTGCGGCGCAACATCGCCTACGGCAACGGGCACCACGGGTTCACGTACAACAGCAACCCGGGGTCGATGACGGTGTCGGACAACGTCAGCATCGACAACGCGGAGCGGAACTTCTCCTTCGACAAGGGGTCGTCGGTGTTCCGCGACAACACCTCGTGCCGGTTCGACGTGGACGGGTCGAACGACAAGACGGTCGGGGACGCGGACGGTTCGAACCAGTTCTGGACCGGGTCGAACGGGTCGCGGTGCGCCTCGTACGACGGGAAGCTGGGGTGGTCGTTCGGATCGGACGGCAGCCTGGACGTGACGTTCGGCTGA
- a CDS encoding SDR family NAD(P)-dependent oxidoreductase, with product MVEEATEEQIRAHLDVNFFGAVWVAQAVLPLLRAQGGGRLLQVTSMGTGACMATVGFYGAGKSALNSVTDALAMEAAGFGVKVTNVQMGGYDTGLFTAGTTATEPLPEYESLRTEMAAMWGDEAGPAPETAAPVIMQLAGLPDPPRRLIVGNQSFDQVMEVGRAREELYRARERLSRIAPG from the coding sequence ATGGTCGAGGAGGCCACCGAGGAGCAGATCCGGGCCCATCTGGACGTCAACTTCTTCGGCGCCGTGTGGGTCGCCCAGGCGGTGCTCCCGCTCCTGCGAGCCCAGGGCGGTGGACGGCTCCTCCAGGTCACCTCGATGGGTACCGGCGCCTGCATGGCCACCGTCGGGTTCTACGGGGCGGGCAAGTCCGCGCTGAACTCCGTCACCGACGCCCTCGCGATGGAGGCCGCCGGGTTCGGCGTCAAGGTCACCAACGTGCAGATGGGCGGGTACGACACCGGCCTGTTCACGGCCGGTACGACGGCCACGGAACCCCTGCCCGAGTACGAGTCCCTGCGCACCGAGATGGCGGCGATGTGGGGTGACGAGGCCGGTCCGGCGCCGGAGACCGCCGCCCCGGTGATCATGCAGCTGGCCGGGCTGCCGGACCCGCCCCGGCGGCTGATCGTCGGCAACCAGTCCTTCGACCAGGTCATGGAAGTGGGTCGGGCCCGGGAGGAGCTGTACCGGGCCCGGGAGCGGCTCAGCCGGATCGCCCCCGGCTGA
- a CDS encoding TetR/AcrR family transcriptional regulator gives MGPDLLLGGLLDHAVKHHSRRKERSRQAILAATRALVAEEPYEKVTVEAIAARAGVGKQTIYRRWPSKSAVVFAAVLALSKGADGQALALPDTGDVEADLKAVLRATAEEFSDPAFDRLIRALTTEIANDAALAAEYREKLAAPLDEAKKARLRSAQAAGQLSPDADLDLLLEVPYAPLTQRWLHRSAPLTSAYADALVEATLRAFAP, from the coding sequence ATGGGCCCGGATCTGCTCCTCGGTGGCCTCCTCGACCATGCCGTAAAGCACCACTCCCGGCGCAAGGAACGGTCCCGGCAGGCGATCCTCGCGGCGACGCGCGCCCTGGTCGCGGAGGAGCCGTACGAGAAGGTGACGGTCGAGGCGATCGCCGCGCGGGCCGGCGTCGGCAAGCAGACGATCTACCGGCGGTGGCCGTCGAAGAGCGCGGTCGTCTTCGCGGCCGTACTGGCGCTGAGCAAGGGCGCGGACGGGCAGGCGCTCGCGCTGCCGGACACGGGGGACGTCGAGGCGGACCTCAAGGCGGTGCTGCGCGCCACGGCGGAGGAGTTCTCCGACCCGGCCTTCGACAGGCTCATCCGCGCGCTGACCACCGAGATCGCCAACGACGCGGCGCTGGCGGCCGAGTACCGCGAGAAGCTGGCCGCGCCGCTGGACGAGGCGAAGAAGGCACGCCTGCGCAGCGCGCAGGCAGCCGGCCAACTCTCCCCCGACGCCGACCTCGACCTGCTCCTCGAAGTCCCCTACGCCCCCCTCACCCAACGCTGGCTCCACCGCAGCGCGCCGCTGACGTCGGCATACGCGGACGCACTGGTCGAGGCGACGCTCAGGGCGTTCGCGCCTTGA
- a CDS encoding DUF397 domain-containing protein, whose amino-acid sequence MTDIAASLAGPPAGTWFKSSYSGGEGNECLEVADLHDRVAVRDSKRPWGGTLTFSADAFATFVEGVVRGEDPVKARTP is encoded by the coding sequence ATGACCGACATAGCCGCTTCCCTCGCCGGCCCGCCTGCCGGGACCTGGTTCAAGAGCAGCTACAGCGGTGGCGAGGGCAATGAGTGCCTGGAGGTCGCCGACCTCCACGACCGGGTCGCCGTACGCGATTCGAAGCGCCCCTGGGGCGGCACGCTCACCTTCTCCGCCGACGCTTTCGCCACGTTCGTGGAGGGTGTCGTACGCGGGGAAGACCCGGTCAAGGCGCGAACGCCCTGA
- a CDS encoding helix-turn-helix domain-containing protein: protein MTATQTGPAGRMQIARGLVALRERSGLTQTQVAERAGVSTTTVSRYEAWQDRARIRWATVKALTDACGASRQEQEALVAIAKSQADGWWIGNSAVPDWMDPLVSFENAAAYEHVFANTVIPGLLQTEEYALAIHQAREVRSANAEIERMVEARIKRQEILRRDPALHLWVVLDEAVLRRTVGDNGVMARQLTHLREAAGRPNVDVQVLPFTAGAHAAGAGHFVVLGRDDEREPLNSMAVVYIEMRRRGLYLDDPEDVGAYKLTFDYLRSQAADATASLRLITEARQELSS, encoded by the coding sequence GTGACCGCCACACAGACAGGGCCGGCCGGACGCATGCAGATCGCTCGCGGACTGGTCGCGTTGCGCGAGCGCTCCGGGCTGACACAGACGCAGGTCGCCGAACGGGCCGGCGTCAGCACGACCACTGTCAGTCGCTACGAGGCATGGCAGGACCGTGCACGCATCCGATGGGCCACGGTCAAGGCCTTGACCGACGCCTGTGGTGCGAGCAGGCAGGAGCAGGAAGCCCTCGTGGCCATCGCCAAGTCGCAGGCGGACGGATGGTGGATCGGCAACAGTGCCGTCCCGGACTGGATGGATCCCCTCGTCTCCTTCGAGAACGCGGCGGCCTACGAGCACGTGTTCGCGAACACCGTGATTCCAGGTTTGTTGCAGACCGAGGAATACGCCCTCGCCATCCACCAGGCACGTGAAGTCCGCAGCGCGAACGCGGAGATCGAGCGAATGGTGGAAGCTCGCATCAAGCGGCAGGAGATCCTCCGACGTGATCCGGCCCTGCACCTATGGGTGGTCCTGGACGAGGCGGTGTTGCGCAGGACGGTCGGGGACAACGGCGTCATGGCCCGGCAGTTGACACACCTTCGCGAGGCTGCCGGGCGCCCCAATGTCGATGTGCAGGTGCTTCCGTTCACGGCGGGAGCCCACGCCGCCGGAGCGGGCCACTTCGTCGTCCTCGGAAGGGACGACGAGCGGGAACCGCTCAACTCCATGGCTGTCGTCTACATCGAGATGCGCCGTCGTGGGCTCTATCTGGACGACCCGGAGGACGTGGGCGCCTACAAGTTGACGTTCGACTACCTTCGCTCACAGGCTGCTGACGCCACGGCCTCGTTGCGACTGATCACCGAAGCAAGACAGGAGCTGTCCTCATGA
- a CDS encoding ATP-binding protein, whose amino-acid sequence MTGGVRLLPWVGAHGQPCLLLTDGDGTVSRFADRVEDVQLRLGELLLGRTRESLTVEGARNAPALVGQLADALADALLIARSRGARADGGPVPTTGCGLAAPPLACVRFSLPGGDLAAAPVARHRVREAARSWGLPGAAADDLETITGELVANALEHSGSHRINVACALTPGRVTVGVTDEGRGGMPVTADPQPDPEREHGRGLLLTAALSARWGTHRAADGALTVWAELTTEPAGTTGRAT is encoded by the coding sequence GTGACCGGCGGGGTGCGGCTGTTGCCCTGGGTCGGTGCGCACGGGCAGCCCTGTCTGCTGCTGACCGACGGGGACGGGACCGTGTCCCGGTTCGCCGACCGGGTCGAGGACGTGCAGCTCCGCCTCGGCGAGCTGCTGCTCGGACGGACGCGGGAGTCACTCACCGTCGAGGGCGCACGCAACGCCCCCGCGCTCGTCGGCCAGTTGGCCGACGCTCTCGCGGACGCGCTGCTCATCGCGAGGTCGCGCGGGGCCCGCGCGGACGGAGGGCCGGTGCCCACGACGGGCTGTGGGCTCGCCGCACCACCACTCGCCTGTGTCCGGTTCTCCCTTCCCGGCGGCGACCTCGCCGCCGCGCCCGTCGCACGGCACCGCGTGCGCGAGGCGGCCAGGAGTTGGGGGCTGCCGGGCGCTGCGGCAGACGACCTGGAGACGATCACTGGGGAGCTCGTCGCCAACGCCCTGGAGCACAGCGGCAGCCACCGCATCAACGTGGCCTGCGCGCTCACCCCCGGCAGGGTCACCGTCGGCGTCACCGACGAGGGCCGGGGCGGCATGCCCGTCACGGCGGACCCGCAGCCGGATCCCGAGCGGGAGCACGGCCGCGGCCTGCTCCTCACCGCCGCCCTGTCCGCCCGCTGGGGCACCCACCGGGCAGCCGACGGCGCCCTGACAGTGTGGGCGGAACTCACCACCGAGCCGGCGGGGACGACGGGGCGGGCCACGTGA
- a CDS encoding GMC family oxidoreductase encodes MTSYDDTDPVIFPAGAATGTSAAEAATDTWDAVVVGGGMAGSIVAEQLGRAGYKVVVLEAGPGKDLDLAEYESYLSRFYGAVVKDNQSPYPFNPNARMPRSTDTMPVRPDTPRDAFYLVQKDKYCTDTTFTRVLGGTSMHWEGKALRMLPEDFDLRTKYGQGLNWPLSYDDLEPYYRQAEAELGVAADVEDQKYLGMHFPKGYVFPMHRMPPSYLDQTVARGVDGMRVNLADNDYTLRVRSFPQARNGVPNAAYDGGKGFVPVGAVSTSQAEEGERCQGNTNCVPICPVQAKYHAGKTLAKALGKGNVKIVTQAVASKVEIDEHDQRVTGITVKKYAALDSEQYETYTVKGTVYILCAHAIENARLMLASGMQRMSRSQLIGHNLMDHAYLLSWGLLPKPAGTMRGTSCTSGITDLRGGRFRRTQAGFGVDIHNDGWGWATGSPYTDLVELVDKRNLRGPELRRTLGNQISRQLLLAFMIDLLPERSNRVTVDERYKDALGNPKPVVSLKIPPYTMRGAAFARKLATDIFEKLGAEDRTRYDKDRYSAVEHEGHWYNIVGGNHLAGTHIMGTDPANSVVDHTQHSWDHENLYLVGPGSMPSIGTSNISLTMAALAFRSAAHIVRHLRAAKAPAVVRGPQANG; translated from the coding sequence ATGACGTCCTACGACGATACGGACCCGGTGATCTTCCCAGCCGGTGCCGCGACCGGGACCAGCGCCGCAGAGGCCGCGACGGACACGTGGGACGCCGTCGTCGTCGGTGGTGGCATGGCGGGTTCCATCGTCGCCGAGCAGTTGGGCCGGGCGGGCTACAAGGTGGTGGTTCTCGAAGCCGGCCCCGGCAAGGACCTGGACCTCGCCGAGTACGAGTCGTACCTGTCACGGTTCTACGGCGCGGTCGTCAAGGACAACCAGTCTCCGTACCCGTTCAATCCGAACGCCCGGATGCCCAGGAGCACCGACACCATGCCGGTGCGTCCGGACACGCCCCGGGACGCCTTCTATCTCGTACAGAAGGACAAGTACTGCACGGACACCACCTTCACCCGGGTTCTCGGCGGCACCTCCATGCACTGGGAGGGAAAAGCGCTGCGCATGCTTCCCGAGGACTTCGACCTGCGAACCAAGTACGGCCAGGGTCTCAACTGGCCGCTCAGTTATGACGACCTGGAACCCTACTACCGGCAGGCCGAAGCCGAACTGGGCGTGGCCGCCGACGTCGAGGACCAGAAATACCTGGGAATGCATTTTCCGAAGGGATACGTGTTCCCGATGCACCGCATGCCGCCGTCCTATCTCGACCAGACGGTCGCCCGGGGCGTGGACGGCATGCGCGTCAACCTGGCGGACAACGATTACACACTCCGGGTCCGCAGCTTTCCGCAGGCCCGTAATGGCGTGCCGAACGCCGCGTACGACGGCGGCAAGGGCTTCGTCCCGGTCGGCGCGGTGAGCACGAGTCAGGCGGAAGAGGGCGAGCGCTGTCAGGGCAACACCAACTGCGTTCCGATCTGCCCCGTGCAGGCCAAATACCACGCGGGAAAGACGCTGGCCAAGGCGCTCGGCAAGGGCAACGTCAAGATCGTGACGCAGGCGGTCGCCTCCAAGGTCGAGATCGACGAGCACGACCAGCGGGTCACCGGGATCACCGTCAAGAAATACGCGGCGCTCGACTCCGAGCAGTACGAGACGTACACGGTGAAGGGCACCGTCTACATTCTCTGCGCGCACGCCATCGAGAACGCCCGGCTCATGCTGGCCTCCGGCATGCAGCGGATGAGCCGCAGCCAGTTGATCGGCCACAACCTGATGGACCACGCGTACCTGCTGTCCTGGGGCCTGCTGCCCAAGCCGGCCGGCACGATGCGCGGCACCTCGTGCACGAGCGGGATCACCGATCTGCGCGGCGGGCGGTTCCGCCGGACCCAGGCCGGATTCGGCGTGGACATCCACAACGACGGCTGGGGGTGGGCGACCGGCTCGCCCTACACGGACCTGGTCGAACTCGTGGACAAGCGGAACCTGCGCGGGCCGGAGTTGCGCAGGACACTCGGGAACCAGATCTCCCGTCAGCTGCTGCTGGCCTTCATGATCGACCTGCTGCCCGAGAGGAGCAACAGGGTCACCGTGGACGAGCGGTACAAGGACGCCCTCGGCAATCCGAAGCCGGTCGTGTCGCTCAAGATCCCGCCCTACACCATGCGGGGCGCCGCGTTCGCCCGCAAGCTCGCGACCGACATCTTCGAGAAGCTCGGCGCCGAGGACCGGACCAGGTACGACAAGGACCGCTACAGCGCCGTCGAGCACGAAGGCCACTGGTACAACATCGTGGGCGGCAACCACCTGGCCGGCACCCACATCATGGGGACCGACCCGGCGAACTCCGTGGTCGACCACACCCAGCACTCGTGGGACCACGAGAACCTCTACCTGGTCGGGCCCGGCAGCATGCCCTCGATCGGGACGTCCAACATCAGCCTGACCATGGCAGCGCTCGCCTTCCGCAGTGCGGCCCACATCGTCAGGCACCTGCGTGCCGCCAAGGCGCCGGCCGTCGTCCGCGGTCCGCAGGCGAACGGCTGA